In Castanea sativa cultivar Marrone di Chiusa Pesio chromosome 6, ASM4071231v1, a single window of DNA contains:
- the LOC142641561 gene encoding FBD-associated F-box protein At3g52670-like yields MAKSTSKRQKPTVMDRISNLSDSLLCHILWFLTTKEAVITSILSSRWKTLWTLVPKLDFDSHEFERISPSDEEQSLNQHYRQDYRNNRDRFTFTHIVTRAWAIRNLNNVNPLKHFRLHWDSNDFDPIHAETWVRAALTPDLEVLDLLIGFSRRFNFPSTLFNYAKSLVVLKLKEGIVVNPPSSSLGFPTLKTLLLHSVRYSYGDTFSELLSCCPVLQNLHLQTYIRNYDNNFKIIVPTLKTLHLILFLQRDYRLEINAPALKYLHFRAFIMEGRPLRNKSLHLDPYFTERLCYATELDLPMFHNLAFLYFKAGACLWHVLPHLLHRAPNLAVLVFEKEYDESYDCDEEDTSIIKRMFNEDVPICISSHLKTFHFKGFKGLTYELEFVGLILKTARFLKTMTVSSADIDSMEQFRVLKELLMLPRESRTCQIAFN; encoded by the exons ATGGCTAAATCAACCTCAAAACGCCAGAAACCAACAGTGATGGACAGGATCAGCAATCTATCAGATTCTCTCCTCTGCCATATCCTTTGGTTTCTAACAACCAAAGAGGCTGTTATCACAAGCATTTTGTCGAGCAGGTGGAAGACACTCTGGACTCTTGTGCCAAAGCTCGACTTTGACAGCCACGAATTTGAACGGATATCTCCTTCAGATGAGGAGCAAAGTCTTAATCAACATTATCGTCAAGATTACCGGAATAATAGGGACCGTTTTACGTTTACGCATATCGTGACCAGAGCGTGGGCTATTCGAAATCTCAATAATGTGAATCCCCTCAAACACTTTCGCCTCCACTGGGATTCTAATGATTTTGACCCAATCCATGCCGAAACATGGGTCCGCGCCGCGCTTACGCCTGACTTGGAAGTTCTCGATCTCCTCATCGGTTTTTCCCGACGTTTCAACTTTCCGTCTACTTTGTTTAATTATGCTAAATCATTAGTAGTTTTGAAATTAAAGGAAGGTATCGTTGTTaatcctccttcttcttctttaggcTTCCCTACTCTCAAGACTCTGCTTCTTCACAGTGTCAGGTATTCATACGGCGACACTTTCTCTGAACTCCTCAGTTGCTGCCCGGTCCTCCAAAATTTGCATTTACAAACCTATATCCGGAACTAtgataacaattttaaaatcattgtACCTACACTCAAAACATTACATTTAATCTTATTTCTTCAAAGGGACTACAGACTTGAGATAAATGCCCCAGCTCTCAAGTACCTTCATTTCAGAGCTTTTATTATGGAAGGCCGTCCGTTAAGAAACAAATCCCTTCATTTGGACCCATATTTCACTGag CGCCTTTGTTATGCTACTGAATTAGATCTTCCCATGTTTCATAATTTGGCTTTCTTATACTTTAAAGCTGGTGCTTGTTTGTGGCATGTGCTCCCACACTTGCTTCATCGGGCTCCTAATCTTGCAGTACTAGTCTTTGAGAAG GAATACGATGAATCTTACGATTGCGATGAGGAAGATACTTCCATCATAAAAAGGATGTTCAATGAGGACGTTCCTATATGTATATCATCGCACCTCAAGACATTTCATTTTAAAGGATTTAAAGGGTTAACGTATGAGCTGGAATTTGTTGGACTTATCCTTAAGACGGCAAGATTCTTAAAGACGATGACAGTCTCTTCTGCTGATATAGATTCGATGGAGCAGTTTCGTGTTCTCAAGGAGTTATTGATGTTACCAAGGGAATCTAGGACTTGTCAAATTGCATTTAACTGA
- the LOC142639588 gene encoding uncharacterized protein LOC142639588 — protein MWTKRDDCREVIKDVWESSIDMNSPDGLAEGLKRCAADLSHWNRNVFGHVSRQIQAKRKVFNSLILQDRDGCHGAKIIRLRKEINDLLDSEEIMWSQRSKALWLKEGDRNTKFFHHRASERRRKNTINGIWDANGIWCETEESIAAAALSYFENLFTTSRPSRIREVICSIPTRVT, from the coding sequence ATGTGGACGAAGAGGGATGATTGCAGGGAGGTTATTAAAGATGTTTGGGAAAGCAGCATTGATATGAATAGCCCTGATGGCTTGGCTGAAGGACTTAAAAGGTGTGCAGCTGATTTATCACATTGGAACAGAAATGTTTTTGGTCATGTGTCGAGACAAATCCAAGCCAAAAGGAAAGTTTTTAATTCTCTAATTCTCCAAGATAGGGATGGCTGTCATGGTGCAAAAATAATCAGGCTTAGAAAGGAGATAAATGATCTTCTGGATAGTGAGGAAATCATGTGGAGTCAACGTTCAAAGGCTCTTTGGCTAAAGGAGGGTGATCGgaacacaaaatttttccacCATCGTGCCTCTGAAAGACGAAGGAAAAACACCATTAATGGAATCTGGGATGCTAATGGAATCTGGTGTGAGACAGAAGAGAGTATAGCTGCAGCTGCCTTatcatattttgaaaacctCTTCACCACCTCCCGTCCTAGCAGAATCCGAGAGGTAATATGCTCTATACCCACACGGGTCACCTAG
- the LOC142638922 gene encoding FBD-associated F-box protein At3g52670-like, which produces MAESTSILSKPTDPNEATVVEDKISNLPDSLLCHILSFLTTKEAVVTSILSSRWKTLWILVPKLDFHSDEFAEIFSSDEEEQSPNHHHHQHQWNNNGYRFTFAHIVSRVWALRSRSRSNAYPIKHFRLYWLSADPIHVDSWVRAAISPDLEELDLLITPPKPFNIPSTLFNYAKSLLVLKLKEGIIVNPPPSSFGFPNLKTLLLHRVRYANRDSFSKLLSCCPVLQNLHVQSYVGAIYTNFKIIVPTLKTLHLYIPRLLRHYKLEINAPALECLYFRGYIIEDLLLGNLSNLVEADVGVGVDFDDSEDYGNRVRGFIGELSNVKSLHLDSFLTLCLCYATELDLPMFHNLAFLYFKAGACLWHVLPHLLHRAPNLAVLVFEKEFEEFYVCDKEDTSIIKWMSYEDVPICISSHLKTFHFIGFKGLTYELEFVGHILKTARFLKTMTISSADIDSEEKFRVLKELLMLPRESRTCQIAFN; this is translated from the exons ATGGCTGAATCCACCTCAATACTCTCGAAACCAACTGACCCAAACGAAGCAACAGTGGTCGAAGACAAGATAAGCAATCTACCGGACTCTCTCCTCTGTCACATCctctcttttctcacaaccaaaGAGGCTGTTGTCACAAGCATTTTGTCGAGCAGGTGGAAGACACTCTGGATTCTTGTGCCAAAGCTCGACTTTCACAGCGACGAATTTGCGGAGATATTTTCTTCAGATGAGGAGGAGCAAAGtcctaatcatcatcatcatcaacatcaatgGAATAATAATGGGTATCGTTTTACGTTTGCGCATATCGTGTCAAGGGTCTGGGCTCTTCGCAGTCGTAGCCGCAGCAATGCTTATCCCATCAAACACTTTCGCCTCTACTGGCTTTCTGCCGACCCAATCCATGTCGACTCATGGGTACGCGCCGCGATTTCGCCTGACTTGGAAGAGCTCGATCTCCTCATTACTCCTCCAAAACCTTTCAACATCCCCTCTACCTTGTTTAATTATGCTAAATCATtacttgttttgaaattaaaggaAGGTATTATTGTTaatcctcctccttcttctttcGGCTTCCCTAATCTCAAGACTCTGCTACTTCACAGAGTCCGGTATGCAAACCGCGACAGTTTCTCCAAACTCCTCAGTTGCTGCCCGGTCCTCCAAAATTTGCATGTACAATCATATGTGGGGGCCATTTATaccaattttaaaatcattgtACCTACACTCAAAACATTACATTTATATATACCTCGTCTTCTTCGTCACTACAAACTTGAGATAAATGCCCCAGCTCTCGAGTGCCTTTATTTCAGAGGTTATATTATTGAAGACCTTTTGTTGGGAAATCTTTCTAACTTAGTTGAAGCTGACGTTGGGGTTGGGGTTGATTTTGATGATAGTGAAGATTATGGAAATAGGGTTAGGGGCTTCATCGGAGAACTCTCTAATGTCAAATCCCTTCATTTGGACTCATTTTTGACACTg TGCCTTTGTTATGCTACTGAATTAGATCTTCCCATGTTTCATAATTTGGCTTTCTTATACTTTAAAGCTGGTGCTTGTTTGTGGCATGTGCTCCCACACTTGCTTCATCGAGCTCCTAATCTTGCAGTACTTGTCTTTGAGAAG GAATTCGAAGAATTTTACGTTTGCGATAAGGAAGATACTTCCATCATAAAATGGATGTCTTATGAGGACGTTCCTATATGTATATCATCGCACCTCAAGACATTTCATTTTATAGGATTTAAAGGGTTAACTTATGAGCTGGAATTTGTTGGACATATCCTTAAGACGGCAAGATTTTTAAAGACAATGACAATCTCTTCTGCTGATATAGATTCAGAGGAGAAGTTTCGTGTTCTCAAGGAGTTATTGATGTTACCAAGGGAATCCAGGACTTGTCAAATTGCATTTAACTGA
- the LOC142640978 gene encoding ultraviolet-B receptor UVR8: MGDRFRSVSIEDLPSHLILEILTSGQLGAVDLACLELTSRTFGGSHGLYPHKFRSLVDFAAFQLCVSNIMFAWMSRNAQGELFDRCNGNWKRVLRFLQSVEQSSEMVETSAGNMQITTGRYHTLLISNSSVYTCGSSLCGVLGHGPETTQCVAFTRVDFPSLAHVVQVSASQNHAAFVMQSGEVFTCGDNSSFCCGHRDTSRPIFRPRLVDALKAVPCKQVAAGLNFTVFLTRQGQVYTCGSNTHGQLGHGDTLDRPTPKIVEVLEGVGSVVQIAAGPSYVLAVTDSGAVYSFGSGSNFCLGHGEQHDEFQPRAIQTFRRKGIHVVRVSAGDEHAVALDSSGLVYTWGKGYCGALGHGDEADKTTPALLNCLKSHLAVQVCARKRKTFVLVDDGSVYGFGWMGFGSLGFPERGVSDKVMRPGILECLRGHHVSQISTGLYHTVVVTNRGKIFGFGDNERAQLGHDTLRISLEPTEIFM; encoded by the exons ATGGGGGATCGGTTTAGGTCTGTTTCGATTGAGGATTTGCCATCGCATTTGATTTTGGAGATTTTGACCTCTGGCCAGCTTGGTGCCGTTGATCTTGCTTGTTTGGAGTTGACTTCTAGGACTTTTGGTGGCAGTCATGGGTTGTACCCTCATAAATTCCGGTCATTGGTGGACTTTGCGGCATTTCAGCTGTGTGTGTCGAATATTATGTTTGCTTGGATGAGTAGAAATGCTCAGGGAGAGTTGTTTGATCGGTGCAATGGGAACTGGAAGCGGGTTTTGAGGTTCTTGCAGTCGGTGGAGCAATCATCAGAGATGGTCGAGACCTCAGCAGGCAAT ATGCAGATTACCACCGGAAGGTATCACACATTGCTGATCAGCAATTCATCAGTGTACACTTGTGGTTCCAGCTTGTGTGGTGTTCTTGGTCATGGTCCTGAAACAACACAATGTGTAGCATTTACCCGGGTTGATTTCCCATCTTTGGCTCATGTTGTGCAAGTTTCAGCCTCCCAAAATCATGCTGCCTTTGTCATGCAGTCCGGAGAG GTTTTCACATGTGGAGATAATTCATCATTTTGTTGTGGCCACAGAGATACAAGTCGCCCCATTTTTAGGCCTAGGCTTGTTGATGCATTGAAGGCAGTTCCTTGCAAGCAG GTTGCTGCAGGGCTCAATTTCACTGTGTTCCTCACAAGACAAGGGCAGGTTTATACATGTGGGTCCAACACACATGGGCAGCTTGGTCATGGTGATACCCTAGACAGACCAACTCCCAAAATTGTTGAAGTGCTTGAGGGAGTTGGTTCTGTAGTTCAGATTGCTGCAGGTCCAAGTTATGTGTTAGCTGTAACTGACAGCGGGGCAGTCTACTCGTTTGGTTCAGGTTCTAATTTCTGTCTTGGCCATGGAGAGCAGCATGATGAGTTCCAACCACGTGCAATCCAGACTTTCCGGAGAAAGGGTATTCATGTGGTTCGTGTCTCTGCTGGTGATGAGCATGCCGTTGCACTTGACTCCAGTGGACTT GTATATACTTGGGGCAAAGGCTACTGCGGTGCACTAGGCCATGGTGATGAAGCTGATAAAACTACTCCAGCACTCCTGAACTGCCTTAAGAGCCATCTTGCTGTGCAG GTATGTGCAAGAAAGAGGAAAACCTTTGTTCTAGTAGATGATGGATCGGTTTATGGCTTTGGGTGGATGGGGTTTGGTAGCCTTGGGTTCCCAGAGCGGGGAGTATCTGATAAAGTCATGAGGCCCGGAATCCTTGAATGCTTAAGAGGGCACCATGTATCTCAAATTAGTACTGGGTTGTACCACACAGTTGTTGTCACTAACCGTGGAAAAATCTTTGGGTTTGGGGACAATGAAAGAGCACAGCTTGGGCATGACACCTTGAGAATAAGCCTTGAACCTACTGAAATTTTCATGTGA